A window of the Cannabis sativa cultivar Pink pepper isolate KNU-18-1 chromosome X, ASM2916894v1, whole genome shotgun sequence genome harbors these coding sequences:
- the LOC115709368 gene encoding sm-like protein LSM3A has translation MATEEESAVKEPLDLIRLSLDERIYVKLRSDRELRGKLHAYDQHLNMILGDVEEVVTTVEIDDETYEEIVRTTKRMVPFLFVRGDGVILVSPPLRTA, from the exons ATGGCCACCGAAGAAGAAAGCGCAGTGAAGGAGCCTTTGGATCTCATCAGGCTCAGCCTCGACGAGCGCATCTACGTCAAGCTTCGCTCCGACCGCGAGCTCCGTGGCAAGCTCCAC GCTTATGATCAACATTTAAATATGATTCTTGGTGATGTTGAAGAAGTAGTGACCACTGTAGAAATTGATGATGAAACTTATGAAGAGATAGTACGG ACTACAAAGCGAATGGTCCCCTTTCTCTTTGTTAGAGGAGATGGTGTTATTCTTGTTTCTCCTCCTTTGAGGACAGCTTGA